A window of Mucilaginibacter paludis DSM 18603 contains these coding sequences:
- the smpB gene encoding SsrA-binding protein SmpB, which produces MSQDLYIKNKKAYFEYHILDKYEAGIKLLGTEIKSIREGKANLNDSFCTFIGTELYVRNLHIAEYSHGSFYNHEQKRDRVLLLHKKELRKLQTRSEEKGLTIVPLAMFVNARGFAKLEIGLAQGKKTFDKRETMKERDSKIEMDRALKR; this is translated from the coding sequence ATGAGCCAGGATTTATATATTAAAAACAAAAAGGCCTACTTTGAATACCATATTCTGGATAAGTACGAAGCGGGTATTAAACTATTGGGTACCGAAATCAAATCTATACGCGAGGGTAAGGCTAACCTGAACGATTCCTTTTGTACTTTTATCGGTACTGAACTGTATGTACGCAACCTGCATATTGCCGAATATTCGCACGGCTCGTTCTATAACCACGAGCAAAAACGCGACCGTGTTTTGTTGCTCCACAAAAAAGAATTACGAAAACTACAAACCCGGTCTGAAGAAAAGGGATTGACCATAGTGCCCCTGGCCATGTTTGTAAACGCCCGCGGCTTTGCCAAACTTGAAATTGGCCTGGCCCAGGGTAAAAAGACCTTCGACAAGCGCGAAACCATGAAAGAGCGCGATAGTAAAATTGAAATGGACCGGGCATTGAAAAGGTAA
- a CDS encoding AsmA family protein — protein MPGWLKIVLKVFASLVVVILILVIAAMLYINSNKKKVLTLVTTELNKNLDGKLTIGTMESSFFKSFPGVSLSLHNVLLRDNRWPEHHHTLLDAKNFDVSVNTAALLRGTISINHIDISNAAIDLYTDSSGYSNTSVFKKNKQPKKANDGDANSSAELHQFNLKDVGFAVNDQKANKLFQFTIHQLNGKMTYPDSGWHAAVHLDVLANSMAFNKANGSFIKNKTVEGDLVAGYNEDSGKINVSSDRFNIGGNLFKLKALFVTGKRPAQFSIKLAANQITWRGASALLSANISKTLNMFNLGKPFDVKATIAGDFEGGGSPYLNVTATVRNNTLTMPGGNIEACNFDGLYTNNNVPSQGFTDENSVIRLLHLTGVYNNLPFKVDTCNIINLAKPIATGNFTSNFPLTNLNELLGSKVAKFTRGSANMNLRYKADIVDYRLNKPMITGVIDLKDADISYIPRNLNLKNTSISLHFTGDNLILNNIRVQSGKSIVLMEGRVNNFLNLYYSAPEKILLTWQITSPQLYLGEFLGFLNSRKHAPVKNQANSGNIIDQLSNVLDKGKADMHMRIAKLYYKNFLATDATADLLLSEDGVALNNVSVKHAGGTLKLNGQIIQDEKANRFLLSTVVSNVNIHEFFYAFDNFGLTDITYNNLKGFLSAKAMVNGGLSNTGSVVPRSISGNVSINLRNGALINYNPLKTVGKFAFPFRNLNDIEIPKLDAKFDIRGDKIIISPMQITSSVLNADIAGTYGLTNGTNIALDIPLRNPKNDTAITDKAELLKKRYKGIVLHILAKDDDKGKIKIGWNKDHK, from the coding sequence ATGCCCGGCTGGTTAAAAATTGTATTGAAGGTATTTGCATCACTTGTAGTGGTGATCTTGATATTGGTTATAGCGGCAATGCTTTATATCAACAGTAACAAAAAAAAGGTATTGACACTGGTTACTACCGAGCTCAATAAAAACCTGGATGGTAAATTAACCATAGGCACCATGGAATCTTCATTTTTTAAAAGCTTCCCGGGTGTCTCGCTCTCTCTGCATAACGTATTGCTGCGCGATAACAGGTGGCCAGAGCATCACCATACCTTGCTTGATGCCAAAAACTTTGATGTATCGGTAAATACCGCGGCTTTGTTGCGAGGCACCATCAGCATCAATCATATCGACATTAGCAATGCGGCTATCGATTTGTATACAGACAGTTCCGGATACAGCAACACATCCGTTTTTAAAAAGAACAAGCAGCCAAAAAAAGCTAACGACGGCGATGCTAACAGTTCGGCTGAGTTACATCAATTTAATTTAAAAGATGTGGGTTTCGCTGTAAATGATCAAAAGGCCAATAAACTTTTTCAATTTACCATTCATCAGCTCAACGGCAAAATGACCTACCCCGACTCTGGTTGGCATGCCGCAGTACATCTTGATGTATTGGCTAACAGCATGGCCTTTAATAAAGCCAACGGTAGCTTCATTAAAAATAAAACTGTTGAAGGCGACTTGGTAGCCGGTTACAACGAGGATAGCGGCAAAATCAATGTCTCGTCGGACAGGTTTAACATAGGTGGTAACCTGTTTAAATTAAAAGCTTTATTTGTAACAGGTAAACGCCCTGCACAATTCTCTATTAAATTAGCAGCCAATCAAATCACCTGGCGCGGTGCCTCGGCTCTATTGTCAGCAAACATCAGCAAAACGCTTAACATGTTTAACCTGGGTAAACCATTTGATGTAAAGGCTACCATAGCAGGCGATTTTGAAGGCGGCGGCAGCCCTTACCTTAATGTAACCGCTACTGTGCGCAATAACACACTCACCATGCCCGGTGGAAATATTGAAGCCTGTAACTTTGATGGCCTTTATACCAACAACAATGTACCAAGCCAGGGCTTTACCGACGAGAACTCGGTGATCAGGCTGCTTCACTTAACCGGCGTGTACAACAACTTGCCGTTTAAGGTTGATACCTGCAATATTATTAACCTGGCTAAACCTATAGCCACCGGTAACTTTACCTCCAATTTCCCCCTAACCAACCTTAATGAACTTTTGGGTAGTAAGGTGGCCAAATTTACCAGGGGGAGCGCCAACATGAACCTGCGTTACAAGGCCGATATTGTTGATTACCGTTTAAACAAGCCGATGATTACCGGCGTTATCGATCTCAAGGATGCGGATATTAGTTATATACCCCGCAACCTCAATTTAAAAAACACATCTATTTCGCTCCATTTCACCGGTGACAACCTCATCCTGAATAACATCAGGGTACAAAGCGGTAAAAGCATTGTACTGATGGAAGGCCGGGTAAATAATTTTTTAAACCTGTATTACAGCGCACCCGAAAAAATATTACTTACCTGGCAAATTACCAGTCCGCAATTGTATTTAGGCGAGTTTTTAGGCTTTTTAAACAGCCGTAAACATGCGCCGGTAAAAAACCAGGCAAACAGCGGTAACATTATCGATCAGCTGAGCAATGTTTTAGATAAGGGAAAGGCTGATATGCATATGCGTATAGCCAAACTTTATTACAAAAACTTTTTAGCAACCGATGCCACTGCCGATCTGTTATTATCCGAGGATGGTGTTGCGTTAAATAATGTAAGTGTTAAACATGCTGGCGGTACGCTTAAGTTAAACGGACAAATTATACAGGACGAAAAGGCTAACCGTTTTTTACTGAGCACAGTAGTAAGCAATGTAAATATTCACGAGTTTTTTTACGCCTTTGATAACTTTGGCCTTACGGATATTACATACAATAATTTAAAGGGGTTTTTATCCGCTAAAGCGATGGTGAACGGTGGCTTGAGCAATACTGGCTCCGTTGTGCCCCGCTCTATCAGTGGTAATGTAAGTATCAACCTGCGAAACGGCGCCCTGATCAACTACAACCCCTTAAAAACGGTAGGCAAGTTTGCCTTCCCTTTCCGTAACCTCAATGATATTGAAATACCGAAGCTGGATGCGAAGTTTGATATCCGTGGCGATAAGATCATTATCAGCCCCATGCAAATTACATCCAGTGTGCTAAATGCTGATATAGCGGGCACTTACGGACTAACAAACGGCACTAATATTGCGCTCGATATCCCTTTACGCAACCCTAAAAATGATACCGCTATAACTGATAAAGCTGAGTTACTTAAAAAACGTTATAAGGGTATTGTACTGCATATTTTAGCCAAAGATGATGACAAAGGCAAGATAAAAATTGGATGGAACAAGGATCATAAATAA